From Malus sylvestris chromosome 1, drMalSylv7.2, whole genome shotgun sequence:
TTTAGTGGATGAGATATGTGAGCACTAGTGCCAGTAACATCAGACCGTATGCTATCCCTTGGTCAATTGTTGTCCCTGCAAAATAATTTATACAAAAGTAAAGCAATTAACAataaaattcattaattataacGTATGATATCCCTTAATCTATTGCTTCTTTATTCGGTAGGGATTTCTTTTGTAAGATGCATTTGTATTCATAAGCTcttttagaagcataatgtattgaaaattcaaatacttcatgaaaaaacacttagaaaaaaattcatgaatGCACTCAACAAGTGCTTATCtaaaaaacacaagaaaatgCTCTTAGAATTAAGGATATAACGTTTAGAAATGCTTATTTCAAAAGTACTTATGCTCATAAGCATTATTACGCTTCTATTAAATGTACATCCAAATTTTTCATAAGAAGGTGTTCCTAAACGAATAACATGCTTTCtatttttctatgttttttttttcttcagaaacaACATGTAACCCAGAAACCACTCAAAAGTATGAGAGCTTATTAATCCAAAatactttttaacttttttatatCAAATGTTGTCAGAAGTGTTTTTAGATAATTAAAAGCACTAGTAACTATttcaaaatcacatccaaaacattcATTTGGTTATTTAAGTCAAACATTATCAAAGCGTTTTTGGTTATCTAAAAGCTCCAAAAAGACATTTAGATACCAAAAAGCAATTCCCAAACATACCTCAACACCTAAAAATGGGATCAATGcaaaaaagagtatgaaaacaaataaaacatcaCATAAAAATGTCATCATGAATACAAAATGAGATAAATGTAATATAAGAGCTAATTACCATCGCTTGTTAATGCCGGAGCCGGTGCCGGTGCCGGAGCCAACCTGGTCGCATGAGCCATGGGCAAAACAACAGCGTAAAGGATGGCAATAATTGCAACAACTCCAAAAGATAACGAGTTCATTGCCGCCATCTTTTCTCCCTTTCCTCCTCCTCTCTTTGTTTAACGTTTGAAGATCTCCTGTAAACAAGGAGACATCAACAACAACGTTAacctagagagggagagagagagagagagaggaagagagagaaaatctAATCACTATTAACCAATTAAATTATGAGActaatcaaatggcttaaaggGAGGCCCAAGGGTAGTGAAA
This genomic window contains:
- the LOC126617399 gene encoding arabinogalactan protein 41-like, which gives rise to MAAMNSLSFGVVAIIAILYAVVLPMAHATRLAPAPAPAPALTSDGTTIDQGIAYGLMLLALVLTYLIH